In one window of Shewanella goraebulensis DNA:
- the hda gene encoding DnaA inactivator Hda has product MTQNSPKQLSLPVYLPDDETFQSYYPAVGNDELIQKLQATAEGSLSSSLYLFGPIKSGRTHLMHAACAHANELDRRTLYIPLGIHASISPELFEGVESLQLICIDDIDAIAGHPIWEEALFHLYNRVAEQEDCRLIVSGSSSPTEAGFALPDLISRMQWGLIYQLQPMADEEKLVALQRRAAMRGLQLSDEVGRFLLTRMARDLRTLFDVLDKLDKASMVHQRKLTIPFIKEMLRL; this is encoded by the coding sequence GTGACCCAAAACTCACCAAAACAGTTATCGTTACCCGTATATTTACCTGACGATGAGACTTTTCAAAGTTATTATCCTGCAGTGGGTAATGATGAATTAATTCAAAAGCTTCAAGCTACTGCAGAAGGTAGTTTGTCGTCTAGTTTATACTTATTTGGCCCGATTAAATCAGGCCGAACCCATCTTATGCATGCTGCTTGTGCCCATGCAAATGAACTTGATAGACGTACGCTTTATATCCCTTTAGGCATTCACGCCAGTATATCACCTGAGCTTTTTGAAGGTGTTGAATCTTTGCAGTTAATTTGCATCGATGACATTGATGCCATAGCAGGGCACCCAATTTGGGAAGAAGCATTATTCCATTTATATAATCGTGTTGCTGAGCAAGAAGATTGTCGCTTGATTGTCAGTGGAAGTTCATCACCCACTGAAGCAGGCTTCGCACTTCCTGATTTGATTTCTCGGATGCAGTGGGGGTTAATTTATCAACTGCAACCGATGGCAGATGAAGAAAAGTTAGTTGCGTTACAGCGTCGCGCTGCAATGCGAGGACTGCAATTATCTGATGAAGTAGGACGGTTCTTATTAACTCGCATGGCGAGAGATTTACGAACCTTATTTGATGTACTAGATAAACTTGATAAAGCGTCTATGGTACATCAACGTAAACTCACAATTCCTTTTATTAAAGAAATGCTTAGGCTGTAA
- a CDS encoding PKD domain-containing protein: MNTLFNKTFIGQSILNTITNKSYQSRTKYFAITNLVIAAILTGCGGSSSDSSSADSGTPDNSLPINTCEASSELTLVTTSSDLSFNVEQTYTAGQSATILASVVNTDSAGLTYQWQQTSGPALSLVSENSPVLSFIIPESGEYSFSVNVSGNQTDLTESVSITANASINQLNINSDHQVVEGNGVSLRVARINDLIVDEIEWCYFSNQAVELDLTNPERPLFTAPNVNSDSVIGLKATGQFAGETLSDEVFVLVTNESTISSPYFDQPVARTYSYKDSSKYAANASNCVYSNQLNQTCNIADLPLVGQVANSENVQSVMDRVVVSHDWMGENFETFLTQADPNSDFIKLLQSVTAVVISYDVRPSFYWVATGAIYLDPEYLWFTPEQRDTINEAPDYRSDFGNDLQFIMPWRYVKNNDYAYSRIDRAVRQTRSLADITPNLASLLYHELAHANDFFPRSIHNTLTGPTLIDDFYRRTDDNALVSDQLKNIDPLTSSEMYGLAGVSFQGETANSTQKAYLPNDVTSFFLTDHANDFYAYSSTREDAAMLFEESFMSHRYQIHRDVAVTDPTELIVDWGQRGRIGSPELLERGAFVIDQIMPEEDGKTLLNNLPEPINMTAGEDWYDNIGISPSSQSLSKVSSLSTNDNAKERRPVQIGREHRDMPIPQR, encoded by the coding sequence ATGAACACATTGTTTAACAAGACTTTTATCGGCCAAAGTATTTTGAATACAATAACTAACAAAAGTTATCAAAGCAGAACAAAATATTTTGCGATAACGAATTTAGTTATCGCAGCGATATTAACCGGCTGTGGAGGTAGTTCAAGTGATTCATCAAGTGCTGACTCTGGAACACCTGATAATTCATTACCCATCAATACTTGTGAAGCAAGTTCAGAGCTCACTTTAGTTACCACGTCTTCAGATTTAAGCTTTAATGTTGAGCAAACTTATACTGCAGGTCAATCTGCGACAATCCTTGCCAGTGTCGTTAACACTGATTCAGCAGGGCTAACTTATCAATGGCAGCAAACTTCTGGCCCCGCACTTTCTCTAGTATCAGAAAACAGCCCTGTCTTATCATTCATCATTCCAGAGTCTGGCGAATATAGTTTTTCTGTAAACGTTTCTGGCAACCAAACAGATTTAACTGAATCAGTTTCTATCACAGCAAACGCGTCCATCAATCAATTAAATATTAATAGCGATCATCAAGTGGTTGAAGGTAATGGAGTTAGTCTTAGAGTTGCGCGGATAAACGATCTTATTGTTGATGAAATAGAGTGGTGCTACTTTTCTAATCAAGCGGTTGAACTTGATTTAACCAACCCGGAGCGCCCTTTATTTACAGCACCTAATGTCAACTCTGATAGCGTCATTGGGCTCAAGGCCACTGGTCAATTTGCAGGTGAAACCTTATCTGATGAAGTATTTGTGTTAGTAACTAACGAATCAACAATTTCTTCTCCGTATTTTGATCAGCCCGTAGCACGTACATATTCCTATAAAGATTCATCCAAATATGCTGCTAATGCATCAAACTGTGTGTACTCAAATCAGCTTAATCAAACTTGTAATATCGCCGACTTACCATTAGTTGGCCAAGTGGCTAATTCAGAAAATGTTCAATCAGTCATGGACAGAGTTGTCGTTTCTCATGACTGGATGGGCGAAAACTTTGAAACTTTTTTAACTCAAGCAGATCCCAATAGTGACTTTATAAAGTTACTTCAATCAGTCACAGCCGTTGTGATTAGTTATGATGTTAGACCTTCTTTTTATTGGGTAGCCACTGGTGCCATTTATCTTGACCCTGAATATCTGTGGTTTACTCCAGAGCAGCGTGACACCATTAATGAAGCGCCTGATTATCGCAGTGACTTTGGTAACGATTTACAATTCATCATGCCTTGGCGTTACGTAAAAAATAATGATTACGCCTATAGCCGTATCGACCGAGCAGTAAGACAAACACGTTCATTAGCAGACATAACACCTAACTTAGCCAGTTTGCTTTATCATGAGTTAGCCCATGCCAATGACTTCTTCCCCCGCTCTATTCATAATACGTTAACAGGACCAACATTAATTGATGACTTTTATCGTCGAACAGATGATAACGCACTGGTATCTGATCAGCTGAAAAATATTGACCCACTAACGAGTAGTGAAATGTATGGTTTAGCTGGTGTGAGTTTTCAAGGTGAAACAGCCAACAGTACACAAAAAGCCTACCTTCCAAATGATGTGACCAGTTTTTTCTTAACTGATCACGCAAATGACTTTTATGCTTATTCTTCTACTCGCGAAGATGCAGCAATGTTATTTGAAGAATCATTTATGAGTCATCGCTATCAAATACACAGGGATGTTGCGGTTACTGACCCTACTGAATTAATTGTCGACTGGGGACAACGTGGCAGAATTGGTTCTCCTGAATTGTTGGAAAGAGGAGCATTTGTAATTGACCAAATTATGCCTGAAGAAGACGGTAAAACTTTACTCAATAATTTGCCAGAGCCAATAAATATGACAGCTGGAGAAGATTGGTATGACAATATTGGGATAAGCCCTAGTAGTCAATCGCTATCAAAAGTCAGTAGCTTAAGCACTAATGATAACGCCAAAGAAAGACGCCCAGTTCAGATAGGAAGAGAACATAGAGATATGCCTATTCCTCAGCGTTAG
- a CDS encoding DUF2069 domain-containing protein: MTTHTLFQLCRVGYVALLMLLSGWFIQQGLTGEYSMAFSLLWILPLLLPIKGILTGKPYTYAWASFILCLYLLHGLTLVYVTEDALYFALIESVLISALLVGFPFYARIRGRELGLGLKKKSKKD, from the coding sequence ATGACAACACATACTTTATTTCAATTATGCCGTGTCGGTTATGTTGCTTTACTCATGCTGCTATCAGGATGGTTTATACAGCAAGGATTGACCGGTGAATATTCAATGGCGTTTAGCTTATTATGGATTTTACCTTTATTACTCCCTATTAAGGGGATCTTAACCGGCAAGCCATACACCTATGCTTGGGCAAGTTTTATTCTCTGCCTATATTTACTTCATGGATTGACTTTAGTCTACGTCACAGAAGACGCGCTTTATTTTGCGTTAATCGAATCGGTACTGATTAGTGCATTACTCGTCGGATTCCCTTTCTACGCACGAATACGCGGCAGAGAGTTAGGGTTAGGCTTAAAAAAGAAGTCAAAAAAAGACTAA
- the arsC gene encoding arsenate reductase (glutaredoxin) (This arsenate reductase requires both glutathione and glutaredoxin to convert arsenate to arsenite, after which the efflux transporter formed by ArsA and ArsB can extrude the arsenite from the cell, providing resistance.), giving the protein MTNVTLYHNPRCSKSRQSLALLEENNANVTIVEYLKTVPTTEELNHILTLLALSPRELMRTKEKEYKELHLADESLSQAQLVQAMIETPKLIERPIALANGRAAIGRPPENILAIL; this is encoded by the coding sequence ATGACAAATGTAACGCTATACCATAACCCTCGCTGCTCGAAAAGTCGTCAATCACTAGCATTGCTTGAAGAAAATAATGCTAACGTCACGATCGTTGAATACCTCAAAACGGTACCAACAACCGAAGAACTAAACCATATTTTGACCTTATTAGCGCTTTCACCTAGAGAGTTAATGCGCACCAAAGAAAAAGAATATAAAGAACTTCACTTAGCCGACGAGTCTTTATCTCAAGCGCAATTAGTTCAAGCAATGATCGAAACACCAAAATTAATTGAAAGACCTATTGCCTTAGCAAATGGAAGAGCTGCAATAGGCCGCCCTCCAGAAAATATTTTAGCGATATTGTGA
- the bepA gene encoding beta-barrel assembly-enhancing protease, with translation MRKLSFTQFSKGVLTTAVSLLLTAGVAKSFANNDLPDLGTAAVNTFSLEKEMVYGDAYMRVIRSSAPVISDPVLNQYLSELGNKLVAHATGVKTPFYFFLLRNDEINAFAFFGGHVGVHTGLFLHADTESELASVLAHEITHVTQRHLARSLEAQDKSSTATIVGMLGAILLTIAAPQAGMAALATTQALSTQARINFTRLHEREADRIGMQILADAGFDPNGASDFFQKLAIRYRFTTTPPQMLLTHPLPESRITDARNRAAQYPNRYIPDQLNYQLAKARIQVRFSSYSDQAAMSLFDKQLKKKTYTFKSAALYGKALALFRVKKFDEAEKIIDELLENDRNNLFYIDTKTDLLAQKDDYEAAIELLKHHKRLKPTSLVIAANLANIYVEADQPRKAIPLLEDLIFLDKQNTLPYQLMTQAYRKLGNKALEHYSNAEAMALAANYDGAIDQLNYAYRHSEGQTLQIARIEARIRQFRQAKRSLDALK, from the coding sequence TTGCGCAAATTATCGTTTACTCAGTTTTCTAAAGGTGTTTTAACAACCGCAGTAAGTTTACTACTAACTGCTGGAGTTGCTAAAAGCTTCGCGAATAATGACCTTCCAGATCTTGGTACTGCCGCCGTAAACACATTTAGTCTTGAAAAAGAAATGGTGTATGGCGATGCCTATATGCGTGTTATCCGTTCATCAGCACCTGTTATTAGCGATCCAGTTTTAAACCAATATCTGTCAGAGCTTGGTAATAAATTGGTGGCTCATGCAACGGGAGTAAAAACCCCCTTTTATTTCTTTTTATTAAGAAATGATGAAATCAACGCATTCGCTTTTTTTGGCGGTCATGTCGGTGTCCATACTGGTTTGTTTTTACATGCTGATACTGAAAGTGAGCTTGCATCTGTGCTTGCGCACGAAATCACTCACGTTACCCAACGACATTTAGCTCGCTCACTTGAAGCGCAAGATAAAAGCTCTACCGCAACGATTGTTGGAATGCTAGGCGCTATTTTACTCACTATTGCAGCCCCTCAAGCGGGTATGGCTGCTTTAGCAACTACTCAAGCATTATCAACGCAAGCTAGAATTAACTTCACCCGTTTACATGAACGTGAAGCCGATAGAATTGGTATGCAAATTCTAGCCGATGCAGGTTTCGATCCTAATGGCGCCTCTGATTTTTTCCAAAAGTTAGCCATTCGTTATCGCTTTACCACTACTCCGCCTCAAATGTTGTTGACTCACCCTTTACCTGAATCACGTATTACTGATGCTAGAAATCGAGCAGCACAATATCCTAATCGATATATACCGGACCAATTAAATTACCAACTTGCTAAAGCGCGTATACAAGTTCGATTTTCTAGTTATAGCGACCAAGCTGCAATGTCTCTATTTGATAAACAATTAAAAAAGAAAACATATACTTTTAAAAGTGCAGCACTTTACGGTAAAGCTTTAGCGTTATTTAGAGTGAAAAAGTTTGATGAAGCTGAAAAAATTATCGATGAGTTACTTGAAAATGATCGTAATAATTTATTTTACATCGATACCAAAACAGATTTATTAGCCCAAAAAGATGATTATGAAGCAGCAATAGAACTCCTAAAACATCATAAACGTCTTAAGCCAACATCACTGGTTATTGCTGCCAACCTCGCTAACATTTATGTGGAGGCAGACCAGCCGCGTAAAGCAATTCCATTATTAGAAGATCTCATTTTCTTAGATAAGCAAAATACTTTACCTTATCAGCTAATGACTCAAGCCTATCGCAAGCTTGGGAATAAAGCGCTCGAACACTACAGTAATGCCGAAGCCATGGCTCTTGCTGCCAATTATGACGGCGCAATTGACCAACTTAATTATGCTTACCGCCATTCTGAAGGACAAACATTACAAATTGCCCGAATAGAAGCCCGTATACGTCAATTTAGACAAGCTAAACGGTCTTTGGATGCATTAAAATAA
- a CDS encoding sulfurtransferase TusA family protein: MKFIDLTAHQCPYPLVQIKLALKKMLPGETLAISISDSGSRRDVPLFFKKIGYQVQITDDNDKSMSLNITKLNNI, from the coding sequence ATGAAATTTATTGATTTAACTGCTCATCAATGCCCCTATCCCTTGGTGCAAATTAAGCTAGCTTTAAAAAAGATGCTACCGGGTGAAACATTGGCAATTAGTATCTCTGACTCTGGTTCACGTCGAGATGTTCCGCTGTTTTTTAAAAAAATTGGCTATCAAGTTCAAATTACTGATGATAATGATAAATCTATGTCATTGAACATCACAAAACTTAACAATATATAA
- a CDS encoding AI-2E family transporter: MLSFLSDWYKARFSDPHAITLVFILLGIGLLLYFAGGLLAPLLVALVLAFLLEWPVAQIAKFGINRTLGASLILVLFIGLMVLLAFGLVPSLWRQGIALATDLPLMIDTGMQSLVSLSENYPQYISIEQIDAMVIELKKLVDTQHLLDIGKQLLGFSASLLVLMVYVILVPLLVFFFLKDKDQLIKSSKRFFPNNRDLARKVWFEMDQQIFNYIRGKVIEIVIVGTVSYIFFAVMGLRYSALLGVLTGLSVLIPYVGATLVTLPIALVAFVQWGVSPEFGYVMIGYGIIQALDGNVLVPVLFSDAVDLHPVLIIAAVLVFGGLWGVWGVFFAIPLASLVKAVINAWPDNRPPIEVKVDEEVPSK, encoded by the coding sequence ATGCTCTCATTTTTAAGTGATTGGTATAAAGCCAGATTCAGTGATCCTCACGCGATTACATTAGTGTTTATTTTACTTGGGATAGGGTTACTACTTTATTTTGCTGGTGGACTACTGGCGCCATTATTGGTGGCGTTAGTGTTGGCTTTTTTATTAGAGTGGCCTGTTGCTCAGATAGCAAAATTTGGTATCAATCGCACTCTAGGTGCTTCGTTAATTTTAGTATTGTTTATCGGTTTGATGGTATTACTAGCATTCGGTCTTGTTCCGAGTCTTTGGCGCCAAGGCATCGCGTTAGCGACAGATTTACCATTAATGATTGATACAGGGATGCAGTCTCTCGTTTCCTTAAGTGAAAACTACCCGCAATATATTAGTATCGAACAGATTGATGCTATGGTGATTGAGCTAAAAAAACTTGTTGATACCCAACATTTACTGGATATAGGCAAGCAATTATTAGGTTTTTCTGCTTCTTTATTAGTATTGATGGTATATGTGATTTTAGTACCGTTACTCGTATTCTTCTTTTTAAAAGACAAAGACCAACTTATTAAGAGCAGTAAACGCTTTTTTCCTAATAATCGTGATTTAGCCAGAAAAGTTTGGTTCGAAATGGATCAGCAAATTTTCAACTATATCCGCGGGAAAGTCATTGAAATCGTCATCGTAGGTACTGTCAGTTATATTTTCTTTGCTGTAATGGGTCTTAGATACTCTGCATTATTAGGGGTGCTGACTGGGCTTTCAGTTCTTATCCCATATGTCGGTGCTACATTAGTAACCTTGCCAATTGCATTGGTTGCATTTGTTCAATGGGGGGTCAGTCCTGAGTTTGGCTATGTGATGATAGGTTACGGTATTATCCAAGCTTTAGATGGCAATGTGTTAGTACCAGTCTTATTCTCAGATGCTGTTGATTTACATCCAGTTTTGATTATTGCAGCAGTACTTGTTTTTGGTGGTCTGTGGGGGGTATGGGGCGTATTCTTTGCAATACCTTTGGCATCTTTAGTCAAAGCCGTTATCAATGCTTGGCCTGATAATAGACCTCCAATAGAAGTTAAAGTAGATGAAGAAGTACCTTCTAAGTAG
- a CDS encoding DUF2897 family protein: protein MDLSGLEVWIIIILVVGIIASNLAVLKYSAKFKMPQFGEPKKPNSDNNADNSHKTESAIDDNSDTEINK from the coding sequence ATGGATTTATCTGGTTTAGAAGTGTGGATCATTATCATCTTAGTTGTTGGTATTATTGCCAGTAATTTAGCCGTTTTAAAATATAGTGCTAAGTTTAAAATGCCTCAATTTGGTGAACCCAAAAAACCAAACAGTGATAATAACGCTGACAATAGTCATAAAACTGAAAGTGCCATCGATGATAATAGCGATACTGAAATCAACAAGTAA
- the kdsB gene encoding 8-amino-3,8-dideoxy-manno-octulosonate cytidylyltransferase KdsB: MKVTLLIPARYGSSRFPGKPLAPINGKPMIQHVFERASLAKGLDNIYVATDDDRIKEAVESFGGQVVMTSPEAASGTDRINDAISQLGLADDDLVINLQGDQPLIDPISIEQIISLFERHPGEFEMATLGFEIIDKQERDDPLHVKMVFDNEFNALYFSRSCIPFGRDTDDYPVYKHLGVYAYTRRFVNAFAKLPLGRLEDLEKLEQLRALEYGHKIKVAISAFDSPEVDTPEDIRKCEQRLAVD, from the coding sequence ATGAAAGTTACTCTTTTAATCCCTGCTAGATATGGTTCTAGCCGTTTCCCTGGCAAACCACTAGCACCTATTAATGGTAAGCCAATGATTCAACACGTTTTCGAACGTGCATCATTAGCTAAAGGATTAGATAATATTTATGTTGCAACTGATGACGACCGTATAAAAGAAGCGGTAGAGTCATTTGGTGGCCAAGTTGTCATGACTAGCCCAGAAGCGGCATCAGGCACCGATCGCATTAATGATGCTATTAGCCAACTTGGTTTGGCTGATGATGATTTGGTGATAAACCTTCAAGGTGACCAACCACTTATTGACCCTATTTCAATTGAACAGATTATTAGCCTTTTTGAACGCCATCCAGGTGAGTTTGAAATGGCGACATTAGGCTTTGAAATTATCGACAAGCAAGAACGTGATGACCCGCTTCACGTTAAAATGGTTTTCGATAATGAGTTTAATGCATTATATTTCTCGCGCTCATGCATTCCATTTGGCCGTGACACAGATGACTACCCTGTTTATAAGCACCTTGGCGTTTATGCGTATACCCGTCGCTTTGTTAATGCCTTTGCTAAGTTGCCTCTAGGGCGTTTAGAAGATTTAGAGAAATTAGAGCAACTTCGCGCCTTAGAATATGGCCATAAAATCAAAGTTGCAATTAGTGCCTTTGATTCCCCAGAAGTTGACACGCCTGAAGATATACGCAAATGTGAACAACGTTTAGCTGTTGATTAG
- the kdnB gene encoding 3-deoxy-alpha-D-manno-octulosonate 8-oxidase KdnB yields MSFKNFKCVPKMIFGRGSFAQLDAVLAEERKEANDFVVFLVDDVHQDKQLAGRVPAKDHDLLIYVNVDDEPTTKQVDALTEQVQAFNTKLPVSVIGLGGGSTLDLAKAVSLMLTNEGGSAEYQGWDLIKNPAVHHIGIPTVSGTGAEASRTAVLCGPVRKLGLNSDYTVFDQIIMDSELIAGVPTDQWFYTGMDCYIHCVESLEGTYLNEFAKAFAEKSMDLCREVFIDNHEEKDDKLMMASYMGGMSIAYSQVGACHAVSYGLGYVLGYHHGIGNCLAFDVLEEFYPEGVKEFRKMMEVHNITLPKNICKDLPDETIAKMVAVTKSMGPLWDNVYGAGWEEKVTDEMLTKLFRRI; encoded by the coding sequence ATGAGTTTCAAAAATTTTAAATGCGTACCAAAAATGATTTTTGGTCGCGGTTCATTTGCTCAACTTGATGCCGTACTTGCAGAAGAGCGTAAAGAAGCTAACGATTTCGTGGTTTTTTTAGTTGATGATGTGCATCAAGATAAACAACTTGCTGGCCGTGTTCCTGCAAAGGATCATGACTTATTAATCTATGTGAATGTAGATGATGAGCCTACAACGAAACAAGTGGATGCACTAACAGAACAAGTTCAAGCTTTTAATACTAAACTTCCAGTGAGTGTTATTGGTCTTGGTGGTGGTTCTACCCTTGATTTAGCTAAAGCAGTATCACTTATGCTAACCAACGAAGGTGGCAGTGCTGAATATCAAGGTTGGGATTTAATTAAGAATCCAGCCGTTCATCACATTGGTATTCCAACTGTTTCTGGTACAGGTGCTGAAGCGTCACGTACTGCTGTACTTTGTGGCCCTGTTCGTAAGCTTGGTTTAAACTCAGATTACACTGTTTTTGACCAAATCATTATGGATTCTGAACTGATTGCAGGTGTTCCAACAGATCAGTGGTTCTATACAGGTATGGATTGTTACATCCACTGTGTTGAATCACTAGAAGGTACATACCTAAACGAATTTGCTAAAGCATTCGCTGAAAAGTCTATGGACTTATGCCGTGAAGTTTTCATCGACAATCACGAAGAAAAAGACGACAAGTTAATGATGGCATCTTACATGGGTGGTATGAGTATCGCTTATAGTCAAGTTGGCGCATGTCACGCAGTTTCATACGGCTTAGGTTATGTATTAGGTTACCATCACGGTATCGGTAACTGTTTAGCATTTGACGTACTTGAAGAGTTTTACCCAGAAGGCGTTAAAGAATTCCGTAAAATGATGGAAGTTCATAACATCACGTTACCGAAAAACATCTGTAAAGATTTACCAGATGAAACTATCGCTAAGATGGTTGCAGTGACTAAGAGCATGGGCCCATTATGGGACAATGTTTACGGCGCAGGCTGGGAAGAAAAAGTTACTGATGAAATGCTGACTAAGTTATTCCGTCGCATTTAA
- the kdnA gene encoding 8-amino-3,8-dideoxy-alpha-D-manno-octulosonate transaminase KdnA: MPGFELFGPEEKQEVADVMENGFTFRYNFDHMRNDRWKTREMEALLCEKMNAKHAHLVSSGTAALQTAMAAAGIGAGDEVIVPPFTFVASVEAVFMAGAVPIFAEIDETLCLSPEGIEAAITPRTKAINLVHMCGSMAKMDEILAVCKKHNLVILEDACQAIGGSYKGKALGTIGDVGCYSFDSVKTITCGEGGAIMTNNETIYNHAHMFSDHGHDHVGNDRGAEGHPIMGLNFRISEMNSAMGLAQLRKLDKIIDIQRTNKKLIKDAMADIPEVTFREIPDPEGDSAGFLTFLMPTEERTVEINKKLAANGVDGCFYWYVNNWHYLNNWKHIQELKSPAALPITLIQDRPDYTKVETPKSDAIMSRTISMLIKLSWTEEEIAQRIENIKRAFA, translated from the coding sequence ATGCCAGGTTTTGAATTATTTGGTCCAGAGGAAAAGCAAGAAGTCGCTGATGTGATGGAAAATGGTTTTACCTTTCGTTATAACTTCGATCACATGCGTAACGATCGTTGGAAGACTCGTGAGATGGAAGCCCTTCTTTGCGAAAAGATGAATGCTAAGCATGCTCATCTTGTTTCTAGTGGCACCGCCGCATTACAAACAGCTATGGCTGCAGCAGGTATTGGCGCCGGTGATGAAGTTATCGTTCCTCCGTTTACCTTTGTTGCTTCAGTGGAAGCAGTATTTATGGCTGGCGCAGTCCCTATTTTTGCCGAGATTGATGAAACACTTTGTTTATCTCCAGAAGGGATTGAAGCGGCAATCACACCACGCACTAAAGCAATCAACCTTGTTCACATGTGTGGTTCAATGGCTAAAATGGACGAAATTTTAGCGGTATGTAAAAAGCACAACCTAGTTATTCTTGAAGATGCTTGTCAAGCCATTGGCGGCAGCTATAAAGGTAAAGCCTTAGGTACTATTGGTGATGTGGGTTGTTATTCATTTGATTCTGTTAAAACCATCACCTGTGGTGAAGGCGGCGCAATCATGACGAATAACGAAACTATTTATAACCATGCGCACATGTTTTCAGATCACGGCCATGACCACGTTGGTAATGACCGCGGTGCAGAAGGACACCCTATCATGGGTCTAAACTTCCGTATTTCTGAAATGAATTCTGCAATGGGTCTTGCTCAGTTACGTAAGCTAGATAAAATCATCGATATTCAGCGTACCAACAAAAAGCTGATTAAAGATGCCATGGCTGATATCCCAGAAGTGACTTTCCGTGAAATTCCAGATCCTGAAGGTGATTCAGCTGGTTTCTTAACTTTCTTAATGCCAACAGAAGAACGTACTGTCGAAATTAACAAAAAGTTAGCTGCAAACGGCGTTGATGGTTGTTTCTACTGGTATGTAAACAACTGGCATTACCTAAATAACTGGAAGCACATTCAAGAGCTTAAATCTCCGGCTGCATTACCGATCACATTAATTCAAGATCGTCCAGATTACACTAAGGTTGAAACACCTAAGTCTGATGCCATCATGAGCCGTACTATTTCGATGCTAATTAAACTGTCTTGGACAGAAGAAGAAATAGCCCAGCGTATTGAAAACATCAAACGTGCTTTTGCTTAA
- the can gene encoding carbonate dehydratase, giving the protein MKLLKPLFDNNRRWAERINEEDPDFFKQLAEQQNPEYLWIGCSDSRVPSNQIIDLMPGEVFVHRNIANMVIHTDLNCLSVIQYAVEVLKVKHIMVVGHYGCGGVKASMSNERFGLIDNWLGHLKDIYRLHSIDLEKLDEEQRFNRLCELNVMEQVANVTSTSIVQDAWDRGQEVAIHGWIYGINNGLLTDLDVTVFSEHANAKDETPTS; this is encoded by the coding sequence ATGAAATTACTTAAGCCTCTATTTGATAACAATCGCCGCTGGGCTGAACGTATAAACGAAGAAGACCCTGATTTCTTCAAACAACTCGCCGAACAACAAAATCCTGAGTATTTATGGATAGGGTGTTCTGATAGCCGCGTACCTTCTAATCAGATTATTGACTTGATGCCAGGTGAAGTTTTTGTTCACCGTAACATTGCCAATATGGTCATTCACACTGACTTAAACTGTTTGTCTGTTATTCAGTATGCCGTTGAAGTCCTTAAAGTTAAACACATTATGGTGGTTGGCCATTACGGTTGTGGTGGCGTTAAAGCCTCAATGAGTAACGAACGTTTTGGACTTATTGATAACTGGCTAGGTCACTTAAAGGATATTTATCGCCTACATAGCATAGACCTTGAGAAGCTTGATGAAGAACAACGTTTTAATCGTCTATGCGAATTAAACGTGATGGAACAAGTTGCCAATGTCACCAGCACATCAATTGTTCAAGATGCTTGGGATCGTGGTCAAGAAGTCGCTATTCACGGTTGGATTTACGGAATTAATAATGGGTTATTAACCGACTTAGATGTGACTGTTTTCAGTGAACATGCTAACGCGAAGGACGAAACGCCAACAAGTTGA